Below is a genomic region from Gammaproteobacteria bacterium.
CCCGACACCGTTGGCGGCGATGCGGAATGCGCCGATGGCCCAGTCGAGATAAGCCTTCCACTGCGTCTTGCGCAGCGGCAGCCCTTCGCGCAGGGCCGCCTCATCGATCTGGATGATGCCGATGCCGGCGCGCTCCAGGTCCAGCACCTCGTCGCGGATCGCCAGGGCAAGCTGCAGGCAGGTTTCAGAACGGGGCTGATCGTCACGCACGAACGACCAGTTGAGGATGGTCACCGGGCCGGTCAGCATGCCTTTCATGGGCTTCGCGGTCAGCGACTGTGCGTAGCTGATCCACGCCACCGTCATCGGCTGCGGTCGCGATACATCGCCATAGAGAATGGGTGGCTTGACGCAGCGCGAACCGTAGGACTGCACCCAGCCGTTGGTGGTGAAGGCAAAGCCGTCCAACTGTTCGCCGAAGTATTCCACCATGTCGTTGCGCTCGGGCTCGCCGTGGACCAGCACGTCCAACCCGCACGCCTCCTGAATTTTCACCGCTTGCGCAATCGCCTCACGCATGTGCGTCCGGTAGACGTCGGCGTCGATGCGCCCGGCCTTGAGGTCACGCCGCGCCGCGCGGATCTCCGCTGTTTGCGGAAACGAACCGATGGTGGTGGTGGGAAAAAGCGGCAGATTGAGCCGTCGCTGCTGGACTTGGCGGCGCTCCGGATAAGGACTGCGGCGTGCGCCCATGGCCTCATCGACGGCTTCCATGCGCCGACGCACCTCATCCCGGTGCAGTCGCCTCGATGCACAACGCGATTCCATCGCCGTGTCGCTCGCCGCCAGGGCGTCCGCTACATCCTGGCGGCCCTTGCTCAGAGCGATTTTCAGCGCACCAACCTCCTCCAATTTCTGGACGGCGAAGGCGAGCCAGCCACGTAGCTCGTCATCCAACCGTTCCTCGTCGGCCAGGTCCACCGGCACGTGCAGCAGCGAGCAGGACGGAGCGAGCCACAGCCGCTTGCCCAGCTTCCGGTGCAGGGGCTCGAGCATCTCGAGCAGCATCGTCAGATCACTGCGCCAGACGTTGCGCCCGTCGATGAGGCCGGCGGAGAGCACCTTGTGGCCGGGCAGCCAGTCCACCACCTGCTGCAGCTGCCCGGGGGCACGCACCAGGTCCACATGCAGTCCGTCCACCGGCAACTGACAGGCCAGTTTGAGATTCTCCTCCAGGGCGCCGAAATAAGTGGTCAGCAACAGCTGCGGCCGGCCGGCACCCAGGCGCGTGTAGGCCGACTCGAAGGCGCGCTGCCAGGGATAAGGCAGATCGAGCACCAGGATCGGCTCGTCGATCTGCACCCACGCCACCCCCTGCGCCTTAAGCCGCGCCAGAATCTCGCTGTAGACCGGCAGCAGTTCATCCAGCAGATCGAGGCGGTCGAAGGGCTCGCCCTTCACCTTGCCCAGCCAGAGCCAGGTCAGCGGGCCGATGAGCACCGGGCGCGGATTCACCCCCAGCGCCTTGGCTTCTTCCACCTCCTCGAACAACCTGCTGGCAGCCAGATGAAAGCGCTGCCCCTTGTGCAGTTCGGGGACGATGTAGTGATAGTTGGTGTCGAACCACTTGGTCATCTCGCAGGCGTGTACCGGCTCACCGCTCGGGGCCCGGCCGCGGGCCATACGGAAATAGGTGTCGAGGTCCGCCGCCTCCGCCGTACCGTGAAAACGCGGCGGCACGGCGCCGAACATCACGCTGTGGTCGAGCACGTGGTCGTAGAGCGAGAAGTCCCCCACCGGCACCTGGTCGAGTCCCGCCGCCTGCTGCAGCCGCCAGTGCCGCGCGCGCAGTTCGCGCGCCGCTTCCAGCAAAGCCTCGCGATCTGACGTTCCCTTCCAGTAGGCCTCCAACGCCCACTTCAATTCGCGCCGGGCGCCGATACGGGGAAAGCCAAGATTGTGAGCAATGGTCATGGACGACTCCTTTTTCGGTTATTCGCTTTGCATCCAGTCTGGGGAGGGCCATAAAATGAATCAAACGATTATTTTTTGTTAAAAACTTGAATTATTCTCATGCTAAAGCTGCATCACCTCCATAGCCTTGCGGCGTTGCGCGACAGCGGTTCGCTGGTGCGGGCCGCCGAGCGGCTGCACCTTACCCAGTCCGCTCTCTCCCACCAGCTCAAGGAACTGGAGGAGCGACTGGGGCTGCAGCTGTTCGAGCGCAAGAGCCGCCCGCCCCGCTTCACCGTGGCCGGGACGCGGTTGCTGGCCCTGGCCGACGAACTGCTGCCGCGGATCCGCGAGACGGAGCGCGACCTCGCGCACATTCGCGGCGGCCAGCATGGACGATTGCACATCGCCGTGGAGTGCCACAGCTGCTTCGACTGGCTGATGCCGACCATGGAGCGCTATCGCCGCGATTGGCCGCAGGTGGAACTCGATATCTCCATGGCGCACAGCTTCGAGCCTCTGCTAGCGCTCGGCCAGGGCGAAGTGGATCTGGTCATCACCTCCGACCCGGTGACGCAGCGCGAACTCGCCTATCACCCCTTGTTCAGTTACCAGAACGTACTGCTCGTCCCGCCTCGCCACCGTCTGGCCGGAAGCGTGTGGATCACGCCGCAAGATCTCACCGAAGAGACGCTCATCACCTATCCCGTGGAAACGCAAAGACTGGACGTCTATCGCCGTTTTCTCGCCCCGGCCGGCGTGCAGGTGGCCCGCCGCACCAGTGAGTTAACGGTGATGATCCTGCAGCTGGTGGCCAGCGGCCGGGGGGTGGCGGCGCTGCCCCAATGGGCGGCGAGCCAGGCCGTAGCCAGCGGGCAGGTAATCGCTAAACCGTTAGGCGAAACCGGATTGTGGAGTACGCTTTACGCGGCCGTGCGCGGCGAAGAAGGGAAGAACGCCTATATGGAAGCGTTCGTTCAGACCGCCCGGGAGACCTGCTTCGAGGTGCTGGAAGAATTGCGCCCCATCGAAGAGGCGTCGTGAAAACCGCCCGGCGCCGGCTCAGAGGTGACGGTAGTTGTGCGCCGTCAGACGTACGTGGCCGTAGCGCCACTCCAGGCGGGTGAGGCAGGCATAGGGGGTGATGACCTGCTGGGTCGACGCCAGCGGCAGGCCCAGGGCATGCACGAGGGTGGCGCGGATCACGCCTGCATGCGCCACCACCAGGAAGTGACCGGTCTCGCGCGCCACCAGGGCATCCAGCGCGGCACCGACGCGCGCCACGAATTCGCTCAGCGGTTCGGCGCCGGCGGGCCGGTGTTGAACGGGATCACAGTAATAGGCGGCATGCAGCTCCGGCTCCGAGGCGCGCACTTCCTCGTGGCTGCGCCCTTCCCAGGCGCCCATACCCACCTCGCGCAGGCGTTCGTCGATCTCCAGCGGTAGCCCGTGCTCGGTCGTGTAGGCCTCGGCGAAGCTGCGGCAACGCTGCATGGGGGAAGAGACGACCTGCTCCCAGCCGGGATTGTCGGCGACCGCCGTCCACATCTGTTCCCAGCCGGCTTCACTCAGAGGATCGTCGGCGCCCGAGCCGCGATAGCGGATACCACCGACCGGTTCGCCGTGACGCAGAAAATCGATAGTCAGCACGGCCCTACTCAGATGATCCAGCCACCCAGCGTCATCAGGGCCAGGATGGTCACCCACAGGACCAGGGTGCGGAGAATCAGG
It encodes:
- a CDS encoding histidine phosphatase family protein, with amino-acid sequence MLTIDFLRHGEPVGGIRYRGSGADDPLSEAGWEQMWTAVADNPGWEQVVSSPMQRCRSFAEAYTTEHGLPLEIDERLREVGMGAWEGRSHEEVRASEPELHAAYYCDPVQHRPAGAEPLSEFVARVGAALDALVARETGHFLVVAHAGVIRATLVHALGLPLASTQQVITPYACLTRLEWRYGHVRLTAHNYRHL
- a CDS encoding LysR family transcriptional regulator codes for the protein MLKLHHLHSLAALRDSGSLVRAAERLHLTQSALSHQLKELEERLGLQLFERKSRPPRFTVAGTRLLALADELLPRIRETERDLAHIRGGQHGRLHIAVECHSCFDWLMPTMERYRRDWPQVELDISMAHSFEPLLALGQGEVDLVITSDPVTQRELAYHPLFSYQNVLLVPPRHRLAGSVWITPQDLTEETLITYPVETQRLDVYRRFLAPAGVQVARRTSELTVMILQLVASGRGVAALPQWAASQAVASGQVIAKPLGETGLWSTLYAAVRGEEGKNAYMEAFVQTARETCFEVLEELRPIEEAS
- the metE gene encoding 5-methyltetrahydropteroyltriglutamate--homocysteine S-methyltransferase codes for the protein MTIAHNLGFPRIGARRELKWALEAYWKGTSDREALLEAARELRARHWRLQQAAGLDQVPVGDFSLYDHVLDHSVMFGAVPPRFHGTAEAADLDTYFRMARGRAPSGEPVHACEMTKWFDTNYHYIVPELHKGQRFHLAASRLFEEVEEAKALGVNPRPVLIGPLTWLWLGKVKGEPFDRLDLLDELLPVYSEILARLKAQGVAWVQIDEPILVLDLPYPWQRAFESAYTRLGAGRPQLLLTTYFGALEENLKLACQLPVDGLHVDLVRAPGQLQQVVDWLPGHKVLSAGLIDGRNVWRSDLTMLLEMLEPLHRKLGKRLWLAPSCSLLHVPVDLADEERLDDELRGWLAFAVQKLEEVGALKIALSKGRQDVADALAASDTAMESRCASRRLHRDEVRRRMEAVDEAMGARRSPYPERRQVQQRRLNLPLFPTTTIGSFPQTAEIRAARRDLKAGRIDADVYRTHMREAIAQAVKIQEACGLDVLVHGEPERNDMVEYFGEQLDGFAFTTNGWVQSYGSRCVKPPILYGDVSRPQPMTVAWISYAQSLTAKPMKGMLTGPVTILNWSFVRDDQPRSETCLQLALAIRDEVLDLERAGIGIIQIDEAALREGLPLRKTQWKAYLDWAIGAFRIAANGVGDETQIHTHMCYSEFNDIIEAIAAMDADVITIETSRSDMELLDVFETFHYPNEIGPGVYDIHSPNVPTVGQMVNLMEKAAGRIPAERLWVNPDCGLKTRAWPETEAALANMVAAAQVLRERAESKRGALAG